Proteins encoded within one genomic window of Microbacterium sp. LKL04:
- a CDS encoding ammonium transporter — translation MDQGNTAFILIAAALVLLMTPGLAFFYGGLVKAKSVISMMMMSFGALGLIGVLWVLYGYAIAFPGSSGTLGPWSIDGAAVGLTSVLEPAEGATYPPLAFVAFQATFAIITVALVSGAIADRAKFGAWMIFAGVWATVVYFPVASWVFNFGLADDGSFEYGGWITHGLQDVFGVGAIDFAGGTAVHINAGAAALALALVLGKRVGFQKGVHVPHNPPFVLLGAGLLWFGWFGFNAGSELAADNTAALAFVNTIAAPAAALLAWLLVEKIKDGKPTSVGAASGAVAGLVAITPACGSLDPVWAIVLGLIAGAVCALAIELKYKLGFDDSLDVVGIHLVGGLIGTLYLGFFARDTGLFMGGDASQLIVQAIAAFAVLGYSFVVAFVIGFAIEKTIGFRVKNEDEIAGIDTVVHGEAGYVLEDAKA, via the coding sequence ATGGATCAAGGCAACACCGCATTCATACTCATCGCGGCCGCACTAGTCCTGCTGATGACCCCAGGTCTCGCGTTCTTCTACGGCGGTCTCGTCAAGGCGAAGAGCGTCATCAGCATGATGATGATGTCCTTCGGCGCACTCGGCCTCATCGGGGTGCTCTGGGTGCTCTACGGCTACGCCATCGCCTTCCCGGGCAGCAGCGGCACTCTGGGGCCGTGGTCGATCGACGGGGCTGCGGTCGGCCTGACGAGCGTCCTCGAGCCCGCAGAGGGTGCCACGTACCCGCCGCTGGCCTTCGTCGCCTTCCAGGCCACCTTCGCGATCATCACCGTCGCTCTCGTCTCCGGCGCCATCGCCGACCGTGCCAAGTTCGGTGCGTGGATGATCTTCGCGGGCGTCTGGGCGACGGTCGTCTACTTCCCCGTCGCGAGCTGGGTCTTCAACTTCGGTCTCGCGGACGACGGCTCGTTCGAGTACGGCGGCTGGATCACCCACGGCCTGCAGGACGTGTTCGGCGTCGGCGCCATCGACTTCGCCGGCGGCACGGCTGTCCACATCAACGCCGGTGCGGCCGCTCTCGCCCTGGCACTCGTCCTCGGCAAGCGCGTCGGCTTCCAGAAGGGCGTCCACGTCCCGCACAACCCGCCGTTCGTCCTCCTCGGCGCAGGCCTCCTGTGGTTCGGCTGGTTCGGCTTCAACGCCGGCTCGGAGCTGGCTGCCGACAACACCGCGGCGCTCGCCTTCGTCAACACGATCGCCGCTCCCGCCGCCGCTCTGCTCGCCTGGCTCCTGGTCGAGAAGATCAAGGACGGCAAGCCGACATCCGTCGGCGCGGCCTCCGGTGCCGTCGCCGGTCTCGTCGCGATCACCCCGGCGTGCGGCTCGCTCGACCCGGTCTGGGCGATCGTCCTCGGCCTCATCGCCGGTGCCGTCTGCGCCCTGGCCATCGAGCTGAAGTACAAGCTCGGCTTCGACGACTCGCTCGACGTGGTCGGCATCCACCTCGTCGGTGGCCTCATCGGAACGCTCTACCTCGGCTTCTTCGCCCGCGACACCGGCCTGTTCATGGGGGGCGACGCATCGCAGCTCATCGTCCAGGCGATCGCAGCCTTCGCGGTGCTGGGCTACTCCTTCGTGGTCGCCTTCGTCATCGGCTTCGCGATCGAGAAGACGATCGGATTCCGCGTGAAGAACGAAGACGAGATCGCCGGTATCGACACGGTCGTGCACGGCGAGGCCGGCTACGTGCTGGAGGACGCCAAGGCCTGA